The region CGTTGTCGGCTTTGGCCGCTCGCGATAACACGAGCAAAAACGCCGCTGCGCCGGCTGATAGCCTCACAAATTGGCCGGCTTCGGGTCGGGGGCTAGTCGCGGTGCAACCGAAGCTGCGGCCCGCGCTTATCCGTTGGAGCAACGATCTCCGTCTCATGGCTTTGGTGTTCGCTCTCGCCACTTCGCCGGCGGCGCGTGAAGCGAAAAACGGTCTTTTTATTATCGCGGTCAATCGACAGCGGTCCGCAATTTCCTATCCTAGCAAAATATAATAAAATCCGAATCTTGGAAAGCCAAGGTGCCAACTAGGGAGTCGTAGCAGGGGTGGCTTTCTAAAGGCAAAAGACAGGAGAGAAAAACTCATGCGCAGCACAAATCTATTCATCCTGCGGGGCTACGTCGGCGCCGACGCCAAAGGCTTCGATGGCGGGAAGGTCGCCAAGTTCAGCGTCGCGACAAATCGGGCCTGGAACGACCGGCAATCCGGTGAGAAGAAGGAAGCTACCGACTGGGTTACGCTGACGATCCTGAACGAAAAGATCGCGAAATGGGCTCTTGAGAACATCAAGAAGGGCGATCCGGTTTACGCGGAATGCCGCGTCGCCGACCGCAGCTATCAAAAGGACGGCCAGACCGTTTACATAACCGATGTGATCGCCAACGTCGTCGATCGGCTCGCGCCTTCGCAACAAGCCGGCGATCGGTGAGCAGAGATACGGGCGCTTCGAGAGGCCCGGCGATTTGCAAGCCTCGGGCGAAGTCTACGACCCGGAGCATGCACTGCGAAAGTCGCGGAAGCCCCCTGCACCGATTGGTGACCGTTCCCGCGCATCCCAAGCTCCAAGAAGCCGTCGCCTAAAAAGCGGTTTCCCGCTCCGCTGCGCGGCTCCTTCTCTTCCATGATGCGGGTTAGCGAGCTTGCTGACCCGCAATCCTGGCTTGGGCCTGCGCTCGCCCGAATCCTTCCCCCATCAATCCAGGCGGGAATGAGCGTCGAACGGACGGGCGGGGCGGGGGGCTTCGCCAGATGATCCACTGCTACGGCCTTACCGGGCCCAAGCACTGTGTGCTCGTTGCGTAGCGATCTCCAGCCGGCGCGCGCGCGACTGAGCCGGCGGCTAAGCATTGTTGATCGGTCGCTCGACCGCTTGCCCTTGATGCCGCATGTGGCGATTTCGGGTTCATTCGTTGAAAAACGCGCGCCAATCTCTCTCACGTCTCGGGGAGCGCCCTGTTGCTGATAGTGGCCAGGTCTATCGACGGCGAAGCCTGCTTCGGCGCCTGCGCCGAAGAATTTTCCTCTTGCCGCTGCGCGGCAATTCCTCGCCAAGCAAAATTCCTCGTCACGATCGGCGCGCGGCGCTTCGCTTGCCCGCTTTGCGGCTCCGCAGTCTTCTCAGCCGTCGAATAACGACCGCCATCGCAACGGGGACGGCCCCAAACGATGGAGAGAAAAATGGCGCAGCTTTGTGAAATGAACCAGATCGGCCACGTCGCTTCGGTCAAGAGCGTCGGCAAGAACCTGATCGTCAGAATCGCATCCAACGCCAACTACAAGAACGGCGAAGGCGCCTGGGTCGAGCGCACGCACTGGAATGAGCACACGATCTTCGAGCGCCAGGGCGGGTTGCTCAAGTGGGCCTCTGAAAGCCTCAAGCCCGGCGATCTCGTTCTCGTCCGCTCTACCCCCTTCCAGACCGAATGGAAGAAGGACGGCGAAACGCACTACGGTCAGACCTTCGCGGTGAACGAGCTCTCGCTCTTGACGGCGAAATCCGACAAGAAGGACAAGCCGGAGGAAGCCGCGAAGTCGCGGGGCCGACGGAGCCGCTGACGCGGCTCCTCGAGGGGGCCCTTTCGGCCCCCGTCGCTGCTTCACTAGGTCAATATCTGGCGCTCGGCGCCCGGAAGTAGTCGTCCATAAACGCCCCGTCCGAGCCGCTCAGCGTCATCTTCCGCAGCGCTGAAGGCGCAACATAGGATCTATCCATGTCGAAGGTTCTGTTTCTTCCGGGGGCCTCGGGCAGCGCCTCCTTCTGGAAGCCGGTCGCCGACCGCGCCGGCATGGAAGGCGTGTTTTTCGCATGGCCTGGGTTAGGCGACGAACCGGCGCTCCCTGATATCAACGGGATCGACGACCTTGTCGCCTTGGTGGCCGATGAAATCGCGGAGCCGGTCGACATCGTCGCTCAGTCGATGGGCGGCCTTGTCGCTATCAAACTGGCCCTGGCGCTTCCTGGGATGGTCAAGCGTCTCGTGTTGGCTGTGACTTCTGGTGGCGTGCCAGTCGCCAATCTTGGCGGGTCGGACTGGCGGCCCGACTACTTCGCTGCATACCCGCGTGCCGCCAAGTGGATTGCCGATTCCGGTGACGATTTCTCAAGCCAAATCCCATCTATCGAAGTGCCGACACTGCTCCTATGGGGCGATGCGGACTCGATCAGTCCAGTCGCCGTCGGAAAGCGGCTGGCAGCCCTCCTTCCGAATGCACGCCTTTGCGTCTTTCCTGGCGGGGATCACGACCTTGCCCGGACACATATGGACGCCGTGGCGGCTGAGATTAAGCGCTATCTAGCGGTCACTTCATAGGGGAGTGCCGGCTCAAAAGCGGACCATCGACTTAGCTTTAAGGTCCCACCATGTAGGACCCGACCGGATTTTGCCCCGAGCGAAGGCCATTTTTCATTGCTTTTTTGTGCATAACATATTGAAATAGGTAAATAATCTACATTAGCGAACATACGTGTTCCTGGGGCGTCGGCCGCCACAACGATCCACGCGCATAGGTTTTTCTCACAGACCCGCGCCAATGAGGTCGCCGCCTATCCCCTCCGCTTGACGCCCCCGGCCAGTGGCCGTACATCTGTCGGCGAATGGGAGCATGGACAAATGGCCGAATCTTCAAAGAGCTCCGGATCAGGCCGCGTCCGCGGGGAGCGTCTGGAGACGCGCGTAACCGCTGAGCAAAAGCGCTTGATAGAACGCGCCGCCGCCCTGCAAGGCCGCACGGTGACGGATTTCGTTCTAACCAGCGTTCAGGACGCTGCGCGCCGAGCCATCGAGGAGCATCAAATCCTTGATCTCTCGTTGCAAGACAGTCAAGCCTTCGTTCAGGCGCTCATCGAGCCGACGCCCGTCAATGATCGCCTACGCGATACGATCCGCCGTTATCGTCAGCGCGCTGGCGTCTAACACGTGGGCGACGAAAAGGCGGACGGGCCGCGGGTTGAAGTGCTTGGCGTCCAACACGACCGCTGGGGTTTCGAGAGCGGCGTCGAGCCCCTCGACCGATATTTTCGGACGCAGGCCGGCCAGGACGCCAGAAAGAATTTGGCGGCGCCTTTTGTCCTCTTGTTGGAGGACGGGAGTCTGGCGGGCTATTACACCTTGTCGTCAACGGCGTTGAAGTTGCCTGAACTCCCCGAGACGCTCGCTCGCAAACTACCTCGCTATCCCCTCGTGCCGGCGACGCTGCTCGGCCGCGTCGCAATTGATCGAAGGCATCAGGGAAAGGGCTATGGACGGTTCCTTCTTGCCGACGCCCTTTATCGGGCGTTGCGTAGCGAGATCGCGTCCTTTGCAGTGGTTGTCGAGGCTAAGGACGAGAACGCGAAAAGGTTCTATTTGCGCGAAAGCTTTCTTCCTTTCCCGGATCAACCGAGGAAGCTGTTTCGACCGATGGCAGATATCGAAGCGCTCTTTCGATAATTCAGGCGAGGCATCAACCTTCCCCTTTGACGCCTACAACGCCGAGCCAAATTGCCGGCCGTGCACCGACATAGGCACCGGCGCTAAAGAGACATGCGCCGACGAGCATTCCGACGATGAGCCACTGAATCATTTGCCGCCTTGCGACGTCACGGGCCACATCTCGGGCCGCCGTCGCAATCGCTTTTGCCAAGTCCGCTTTCGCCGACTCAGCGCCTGCTCGAATCGTCGCCTCTGCTGCCACTCGCGTTTCCGAGAGAACGCGTTGCGCTTCCGCCGCTATCGCTTTGGGGAACTGCCGATAGAGGCCCTCATAATACTGAAGCGCGAAGATCACGAGCCAAAGCGCGTCATTTTCCCGCAATCCCAGTTCTACTTGAATCCGTCGCAGTTGCTCGCGCTCGCTTTCGGTCGCTGCGCGTCCAAGCAGCCTTTCGAAGCTCGAGATCGTTGTGGTCGCGTCAGTCATCAGCGACGATCGTCGCCAACACCTTGTTGACCTCTTCGAGCCAACGTCGCAGTTCGGCTCGATTGCCGATCGGCATGGTTTGCCATGCGCGCGCGATGCTCAGGCGATTGCTGTAGAGATCATCGCTCACGCGATCGGCCATGTCGGGGAACAGCAGGGAACGCCCGCCTTGTTTCTCGACCGAGGCCTTCACCTTGGAGCCATTGTAAAGCTCGAATTTCGTATCGGCTCCGAAGTAGCCGTTCTTCAGAACGTGCACTCTCGAGTTCGGAATGGCGTCGACATAGTCTTGCAGCAATTCCAGGCTGTCGCGCTGACGATTGACGACCCACAGCGTCACGAGCTCGCGCTCGAGCTCTTCGAGAGACTGGCTGAGCGTCCGGCCATAAGCGGCGACGCCCATGTTATTGCGGGCCGCCGTGTTGACGACGACGATGCTCTCTTTGTTTTCGTCGCAGATATTGACGAAGCGAATCCATCCGTCCGCTTCGTCCAAATTTACAAGTTCGCAGACCACTTCGTTTTCGTATGATTTGAAAACGTCGGGGTTTGAGGTGTCGGCGTCGATGACGAAGACCTCTTCGCCTCTTTGGGTCAGATTGTGGACGAGCGCCATCGAAACGAGCGACTTCCCGACCCCGCCCTTGCTGCCGCCCACCACGTAAATCGCCTTGCTCATTAAGCGCGCTCCTAAATTTGCTCGCGGTCTCGTCGAATGGGAAAGGATGACGCTCGAGGAACGGATGGATCATCCGATCTTCCGGCCCTCGCCGCCTCGGGCGCCCGGATGATCGGGCTTGGCATTGGCGGGATCGGACGCCCTGTGCCCTGTTCCGATCTTTTGCCGTTGTTCATTGGCGCCGCCTGCGCAGCGCCGGAAGGCTGCACCGACTCTGGAGGCGCGGGCTGAAGGTTCACGCTTCCCGCTTTTGGCGTCTCGCTACGCTCCCCTCCCTTCCCCTTACGCTTTTCCCCGAGGTGCCGACGCAACGTAGCGATGGAGACATTGAGGCCATCCGCCGCGAGCATTTCTTGGATGTCCTTGTAGGAGAGGTTCTTTTCCTCGCAGACCTTCGCGATCTCGTCGCGCATGGACCGCAGCAGCGAGGCGAAGGTGAGGCTGCGCTCGCGCTTTGGAGCGGCGAGCAGCCGTTGCTTCAGCTTCTCCTTCTGATCTTCGAGATCCATGCACGCAAAATATTATAAAATGGCAACATCTGCAACTGGGCGTCATGCGGAAGCGCGCAGTGGGCGCGGAGGATGAATAATCGCTTGGGCGTCCCCTGAGTTCGGCATGAGCACGGCATGAGCTTTTAATGAGCATGGGTACGCATGTGGCGCTCTTATCGTGAGCGTTCAATGAGATCTGTGGAGCTTTGGATGGGCGCCAAGCGAACTACCCTGCGCATCGGCTGGGTTTATGGTGAGATAGATGATGTAATGTGATGTAAATGACGCGCGCAGAGGCGAGCACTAAACGAGTAATGCATGATTGAATATGAACATGCTGATGATTTAATACTTTTGAAGATTGATTTCCTCTTGGCAGGATACCGAAAATGTAGCACATTTTCTTATGTGCCCTCGCCGGGCGGGCTATCTTGGGTCCGGCAGTTTGGCCAAGCCAAACCGAACCCTCACGGTAGAGCTGAGACATGACGGACAAGCAGACGGGTTCCCGCCGTAAAGCAGTGACGCGCAGCGTCCGTATGAGCGCGCAAGAACACGCGCTCTTTGGGGAGTTTTGCGAGTCCTTGAATGTGACGCCAAGCGAAGCATTGCGGCGCTTGGCGAGATCCGCCGCACTTTTGGGACCGACGTTCACGGGCGAGGCGCGCGTTGAAGTCATTGCGCTCACCCGACAAATGCGCGCCGTCGGCAATAATCTCAACCAGACCGTCCATCACATGAATGCGGGACATGTGATCCAAAGCGAAGATTTGAAGGGCCACCTGGAAGCGGTCAGCCGCGCAATCGGCGAGCTTGATCGCCTGTATCGGTCGCTTTGCGTCAAATCCTATCGACGCGCGGAAGCTGTTGTCGCTGGGCGGTCGAAATGATCGATCTTGTCGCGTATGAACTGCGTCCCCTGTCCGAGCGCCTGCGTGGGATCAGAACGGCAAGGGATTTCCGCGAACGACGGGCGCTACTCGAGGCGGTGGCTTCTGGGGCGCCTCCGGAAGCGGCGGGCGCCTCCCCTGTCCGCTCGTCGCAATTGACTCGCCCCCCTGCAAATGGCCTGCCCTATTCGGGGCCGCGCGCTCCGTCGGGCGGCGCCGGCGAGAAACTCGAAGACGAATGGGCCCTGCGGCGGCCGGGAAGCGGGCGCGGCGGGGAATCGGCAATTCGCCCTGCGCCACGGTTTCCTCCGGGAGTGAAGCCTTTATCAACCGAGGCCGCTTCCTCTGGATCCTCAGGCCCCGCTGCATCGATCGCCGCTAAGGCCGGTCTCGCCACCGGCTCGCAAGCCGCCGTCGTGAAGCTCGCGAGCTACGGCTCAGGGAGCGCGCGCGCCGCGTCGCTTCTGAACTATCAGAGCGATAAGGGCCAGCTCACCCTCGAACGCGAGGATGGGACTCTCGTGACCGGCAAGGCCGCCGTCGACGATCTCGCCGCGCACTGGCGCGATGACGACCCGCGCGAGCCTTCGAACGATATTTTCCGCGTCACCTTCACATTCGAGGGCAGGCTCGGTCCCGACGAAGCGCGGGTCGGCCTCGCGGTCGCCCTCGGCGGCCATCGTTACGCTTGGCGGCTGGAGGAGCGGTACGACTCCACGCTCGTGCATCTCGTTGCTGTCGCCGCCGGCGCCCGCAAAGACGAATATGGAAAGAAGGAGCGGATTTACGCCAACGCGAAATCTCTTCGTTGCTTCCATGCCAAGATCGAGGACGCCTTCGGCCGCGACGTCGATCTCTCTGGGCCCGTTTGGGCGCATGGCGTCGAGGGCGCGACGACCCAACTTGCGGCGCTCACCAAGGCGGGCGCGTTTCCTGCGGAGACCGACGCCGGCATGAGTCTGGAAGAAGCCGCCGATCGCCATTTCGCAAAACAGCCGAGCAACGCAAATCGCCCGAAGCCTGAGAATTTCAATCCCGCGCTGGAGATTGCCAAGACCTGGCGCCCCGCCATGAGATCGAGCAGCCCGCGGGATTTTGCGCATGTGATCCTAAGCGCAAAACCAGGGACCGACAAAGACGCCTTCATGGACGCTGCGCGCGCGACGCTCGCGCGCGAGTTCAGGGGGCATGAATATGTGTTCGTCATGCACACGAACAGGCGGCATATTCACGTCCATGCCGCCGTGAGGCTAACAAGCGCCGCGGGCGAAAAGCTGCATCCTGGGATACAGGATTTCAACCGGTGGCGTCAGACGCTCGCCAAGGAAGCGCGCGAACGTCATATCCCCATGGAGGGCGTTCGTCGCTTCGATCAGGCTCACGCGCCTTCCTATCGGCTCAAGGACGTGAAAATGGTCGAGCGCGGCATCGCGCCCGAGAGCGTCCGGCGACGCGTCGAGCGGGTGCAGAACCGTGAAATTCACCGACCCACGCGCGAGGAGGGTCGTCGCCGCGCCGCCGAGGCGGCCTCTGAATGGAAATCATTGGCCGCGCGCCGGGCGGCTGTTCTTCCGCCCCCTGCGGCAGGCGCAATGCGGCTGTATCGCGCCGAGGCGGCGAATGATGGTTCTCACCGCGCGCCCCTCTTTTCCATCGATCGCGCGCTTGCCGAAGCCTATGCAGCGAAAGGCAGAGCGTCGCAGCTCGTCTATTTGGACGTTCCCGCGGAGCGAATTTCCGAGTTGCGCCCGTCGCGCGAGCTACCGGCGAAAGTCTTCGTCGTGCCCCCTGCCCTCGACGCGCTCCGCAAGCCCGTCGACTGGATCGACGAAGCCGCCGTTTTGCCCTTCCAACGTCGCGTCGACGCCGCGCTGACAACGATACAGCAAAAACGCCCAATTGTTTCCAAGGAGGATAAAGCCATGCGAACAGCCGAAACAATGGAGGCCGCCCGACGCAATATGGCCGACGCAATGGACCGTCTAGGCGGCTATCTGCCCGAGGGCGCGGTCAAGGATGATCTGATGCGGCGGTCGCGCGACATTCTTGCTCGCGCCGAGGGGGCAACCAAAGAGCAAGAGCGGCTGGAACGAAACCCAGGACAGATCGAGGGCGACCGTTTCGTGGAGCCCGAGCCACGAAACGTCGGCACCCTGTTCACTAATGAGAAGAAGGGGACAGAGATCCACTACAACCGCCATGATCGAGAGACTGGCGCGTTCCAGACTCTTGCTTTCATAGATAGCGGCAAACAGCTCGACATTCGCGATTGGACCAACGAGGAGAGCGTCAATGCGGCTCTGAAACTCGCCTCTCAAAAATGGGAAAAGCTGAGCGTCAGCGGAAGCGACGAATATAAGGAAACCGTCGCCAAACTTGCCGCGGAAAATGGCTACGAGATCACAAACCCGGAATTGCAGGACCGCATTCGTGAACTCCACGCTAAGCTCGAAGCGCAGCGCGCGAGCATCACCCAAGGAAAAGAACGAGCCGAAGCCAAAGAGACAGACGCGCCTGTGAAATCTGCTCCACTTTCGGAGGCGGAACATCAAAGGCCCGCCGACGCGCCAGTCCTCAACACGACGCCAGCCGAGCGCGCGATCGAGCTCAACAGCATCCGCGAGCGCGTCGACGTCGAGGCGCAAGAAGAAACCCGCCAGGCGGCACGCGCTAGGGAAACTCACGAAACCAACGCCGCCGCCGGAGCCGAGGGAGCGCCGTACCGCGCTCCGGAGGAAGCCCGCGCGGCGCGTGAAGCAGAGCGGGCCGTAGACAACAGTCCTGCTCGCGAAATCCCCGCGGACCCCATGCAAAGCGAGGCCATCCAAGCCCTTCGCTTTGAACAGCGCCGCGTGCTCGATCAAGCTAGTCGTGACGAGCAGCGGCGTATTGACGCGGAGAACGCCGAGCGCTTCCGCCAAGACGAGCGCCGTCAGGATCGCGACGAAGCGGAAGGCGAGTCGATGTAAAAAGGCCTCGTCTTTCGGCTGTTCGATTCCACGAAATGCGGTCGCCATGGAGCACTTTACGATTGAACGTCATTCTCCCGACTTCAGCTGTTGGCGGTGGTTCGTGTCAAATGCCCCTCCGCAAATAGCAATGGAATCAATAAGCATACGAGGGCAGGATCGTGAGGCCGGTCGGCGCGCGCAAGGGCGCCCCGGCGTTGTTCCAAATTTGCTCACGCCGCGGTTGCAGCCATGCTAATCCGACTTTTCCTCCAGACATCCGTTTGGCTCGCCGGCATGACCGTCCTCCTTTTCGTGCCGGCTGGCACGATCGCATGGCCGGAGGCCTGGATCTTCTTGGGCATCATCGGAGGGGTCGGCGCGGCCGCGGGGCTGTGGTTCGCCCGTCACGATCCTGGTCTCTTGAGAGAGCGGCTCTCCTCACCCTTCCAAACCGGTCAGCCCGCATGGGACAAGGCGATCCTGTCGCTGTTCTTCGCGCTCTACTTGGCGTCCTTCGTTGTGATGGGTCTCGATGCCGTCCGTTGGCGATCGACCGTCATGCCGGCGTGGGCCGAGGCTGTGGGCGCCGTCTGCATCTTGGCGTCCTACGCGATCATCTGGCGCGTCTTGGCGGAGAACTCCTTCGCCGCGCCGGTCGTCCGGATACAGGAGGAGCGCGGACAGAGGATCGTGACGACCGGTCCTTACGGCATCGTGCGCCATCCGATGTACGGCGGCGCGGTCCTATTTCTGCTCGGGACGCCGCTGCTGCTCGGCTCGTCCTACGGGCTCGTCTTCGCGCCCCTGCTGGTGACCCTGCTCGCCGTCCGCTCGGTCTTTGAGGAGCGTGTGCTCGCGGAGCGGTTCCCCGAATACGCCGCCTACGCGGAAAAGGTCAGATACCGCTTCGTGCCCTTCATTTGGTAGCGGGGCTACCAACTCGAGGCTTTCCGCCACCCGGCGGCGACTGCTTGTTCCTCGGTGCAGAACCAGCGTTTGTCCGGCCCCTTATCCATACGCACGCGATCATATGTGCGATCCCCCGGCACGTGATAGATGCGCTCACCATTGCGGCTGACGTTGCCTTTGATCAGGCAACCCGCAGCGACTGAGTTATCCCTCCTCGGTGCGGGAGCGGGATTCGCGAATTGATTGCCGGGGGCCGGCAGCGGATTGGCGCCTGCCCACATCTGCTCGAAGCGGGCCTCGAAGGCGTGGGCGGCGGCCGACTCCCGCAATATGATGAGGTCGTTGTCCTGCTGCTTGAGGCCCGAGGCCGATAGGTTTGCAGAGCCCGAGCGCAGGATCCGGCCGTCGATCGCATAGGACTTCAGATGCATGTAGGGCCCTGGCGCCTTCATGCGGATGCTGCCCGTGATCTCGCGCAGGCGGTCGAGGGCATGCTGTTGGCTGGGGTCGAGCACGATGCGAACGACCACCCCGCGCCGGTGGGCGTCAATCAGGGCGTCGATGACTGGCCAATCGGTCGGCGAATAGGCCGCCATGTCTATCTTCGTGTGGGCCGAACGCAGCAGGTCGACGTCCACGCGCTCGAGGTTCTCGGCAGGCGCGTAATGGATTTCGACGTCCGCGGCTCGGGCCGGCGCCGCGCAGACGGCAAGAAATCCGTGTAAGGCGAACGCCAGCGCAAGGCAGGCGCAAACTCGTTTCCCCGTCGGCAATCCCATCCCCCGGCCTTCCGGAGGTCGCCCTCCTCATATAAGAACGAATATAGAACGGAAGAGGCTATGTCCATGCCCCGCAGATCAAACCGCCGATCGGATCGCTTTGTGGACCGCGAGCGCCTCTTGGCGGCGATGGGCGGCTGCCGGGAAACGATCACGCGTGAACAGGCGCGCATGGAGATCT is a window of Methylocystis sp. IM3 DNA encoding:
- a CDS encoding phospholipase D-like domain-containing protein, yielding MGLPTGKRVCACLALAFALHGFLAVCAAPARAADVEIHYAPAENLERVDVDLLRSAHTKIDMAAYSPTDWPVIDALIDAHRRGVVVRIVLDPSQQHALDRLREITGSIRMKAPGPYMHLKSYAIDGRILRSGSANLSASGLKQQDNDLIILRESAAAHAFEARFEQMWAGANPLPAPGNQFANPAPAPRRDNSVAAGCLIKGNVSRNGERIYHVPGDRTYDRVRMDKGPDKRWFCTEEQAVAAGWRKASSW
- a CDS encoding alpha/beta fold hydrolase, whose product is MSKVLFLPGASGSASFWKPVADRAGMEGVFFAWPGLGDEPALPDINGIDDLVALVADEIAEPVDIVAQSMGGLVAIKLALALPGMVKRLVLAVTSGGVPVANLGGSDWRPDYFAAYPRAAKWIADSGDDFSSQIPSIEVPTLLLWGDADSISPVAVGKRLAALLPNARLCVFPGGDHDLARTHMDAVAAEIKRYLAVTS
- the mobC gene encoding plasmid mobilization relaxosome protein MobC — protein: MTDKQTGSRRKAVTRSVRMSAQEHALFGEFCESLNVTPSEALRRLARSAALLGPTFTGEARVEVIALTRQMRAVGNNLNQTVHHMNAGHVIQSEDLKGHLEAVSRAIGELDRLYRSLCVKSYRRAEAVVAGRSK
- a CDS encoding methyltransferase family protein, encoding MTVLLFVPAGTIAWPEAWIFLGIIGGVGAAAGLWFARHDPGLLRERLSSPFQTGQPAWDKAILSLFFALYLASFVVMGLDAVRWRSTVMPAWAEAVGAVCILASYAIIWRVLAENSFAAPVVRIQEERGQRIVTTGPYGIVRHPMYGGAVLFLLGTPLLLGSSYGLVFAPLLVTLLAVRSVFEERVLAERFPEYAAYAEKVRYRFVPFIW
- a CDS encoding nucleotide-binding protein, which gives rise to MSKAIYVVGGSKGGVGKSLVSMALVHNLTQRGEEVFVIDADTSNPDVFKSYENEVVCELVNLDEADGWIRFVNICDENKESIVVVNTAARNNMGVAAYGRTLSQSLEELERELVTLWVVNRQRDSLELLQDYVDAIPNSRVHVLKNGYFGADTKFELYNGSKVKASVEKQGGRSLLFPDMADRVSDDLYSNRLSIARAWQTMPIGNRAELRRWLEEVNKVLATIVADD
- a CDS encoding single-stranded DNA-binding protein, which codes for MAQLCEMNQIGHVASVKSVGKNLIVRIASNANYKNGEGAWVERTHWNEHTIFERQGGLLKWASESLKPGDLVLVRSTPFQTEWKKDGETHYGQTFAVNELSLLTAKSDKKDKPEEAAKSRGRRSR
- a CDS encoding LPD7 domain-containing protein is translated as MIDLVAYELRPLSERLRGIRTARDFRERRALLEAVASGAPPEAAGASPVRSSQLTRPPANGLPYSGPRAPSGGAGEKLEDEWALRRPGSGRGGESAIRPAPRFPPGVKPLSTEAASSGSSGPAASIAAKAGLATGSQAAVVKLASYGSGSARAASLLNYQSDKGQLTLEREDGTLVTGKAAVDDLAAHWRDDDPREPSNDIFRVTFTFEGRLGPDEARVGLAVALGGHRYAWRLEERYDSTLVHLVAVAAGARKDEYGKKERIYANAKSLRCFHAKIEDAFGRDVDLSGPVWAHGVEGATTQLAALTKAGAFPAETDAGMSLEEAADRHFAKQPSNANRPKPENFNPALEIAKTWRPAMRSSSPRDFAHVILSAKPGTDKDAFMDAARATLAREFRGHEYVFVMHTNRRHIHVHAAVRLTSAAGEKLHPGIQDFNRWRQTLAKEARERHIPMEGVRRFDQAHAPSYRLKDVKMVERGIAPESVRRRVERVQNREIHRPTREEGRRRAAEAASEWKSLAARRAAVLPPPAAGAMRLYRAEAANDGSHRAPLFSIDRALAEAYAAKGRASQLVYLDVPAERISELRPSRELPAKVFVVPPALDALRKPVDWIDEAAVLPFQRRVDAALTTIQQKRPIVSKEDKAMRTAETMEAARRNMADAMDRLGGYLPEGAVKDDLMRRSRDILARAEGATKEQERLERNPGQIEGDRFVEPEPRNVGTLFTNEKKGTEIHYNRHDRETGAFQTLAFIDSGKQLDIRDWTNEESVNAALKLASQKWEKLSVSGSDEYKETVAKLAAENGYEITNPELQDRIRELHAKLEAQRASITQGKERAEAKETDAPVKSAPLSEAEHQRPADAPVLNTTPAERAIELNSIRERVDVEAQEETRQAARARETHETNAAAGAEGAPYRAPEEARAAREAERAVDNSPAREIPADPMQSEAIQALRFEQRRVLDQASRDEQRRIDAENAERFRQDERRQDRDEAEGESM
- a CDS encoding type II toxin-antitoxin system TacA family antitoxin; the encoded protein is MAESSKSSGSGRVRGERLETRVTAEQKRLIERAAALQGRTVTDFVLTSVQDAARRAIEEHQILDLSLQDSQAFVQALIEPTPVNDRLRDTIRRYRQRAGV
- a CDS encoding single-stranded DNA-binding protein yields the protein MRSTNLFILRGYVGADAKGFDGGKVAKFSVATNRAWNDRQSGEKKEATDWVTLTILNEKIAKWALENIKKGDPVYAECRVADRSYQKDGQTVYITDVIANVVDRLAPSQQAGDR
- a CDS encoding GNAT family N-acetyltransferase translates to MGDEKADGPRVEVLGVQHDRWGFESGVEPLDRYFRTQAGQDARKNLAAPFVLLLEDGSLAGYYTLSSTALKLPELPETLARKLPRYPLVPATLLGRVAIDRRHQGKGYGRFLLADALYRALRSEIASFAVVVEAKDENAKRFYLRESFLPFPDQPRKLFRPMADIEALFR